CCGGTTTGCCCAAAGAAGGCGCTTCCTCTTGCACTCCACCAGAGTCGGTCAGCACGAGATAAGCCCGGTTCATCAGTGCGGTGAACTGGTCGTACGGCAGTGGGTCGGTGATTATTACGTTTGGCAGATCCTCCACCTCCGGCAGCACCGCGTCTCGCACCTTGGGGTTGAGGTGAAGCGGCAAGGCAAAGACGTGGTCAGGGTAGGCCTTGGCCAAATCCTGGACAGCACCGCCGATCTCTTTCATTGCTTCCAAGTTTTCGCGGCGGTGTGTAGTGACGAGCACCACGCGCTGATCGGTGTCGGCGAGGGACCGAAGACGCTCATCAAAGAAGTCGACTTTCCACCGGGATGCGGCGATGAGGGCATCGATCACGGTATTTCCGGTGACCACGATGTCCTTGCTGCGGAAGTTTTCCCGTCGCAGGTTTTCGCGGGACTCGCTGGTCGGGGCAAGATGAAGGCTGGCCACCTGCCCGATGATTTTGCGGTTCGCTTCCTCCGGAAAGGGGGAAAAGATGTTACCTGTGCGCAGTCCAGCTTCGAGATGAACGACCTTGATCCCCCGGTGAAACGCCGCTAAAGC
The Corynebacterium sp. BD556 genome window above contains:
- the wecB gene encoding non-hydrolyzing UDP-N-acetylglucosamine 2-epimerase, giving the protein MTVYGTRPEAIKVAPVITALQKDDRFETVVVSTGQHREMLEQVNNRFGITPDHDMELMKPGQSLNELVSRAMAGLDEIIESEDPDVIIAQGDTSTAMVAALAAFHRGIKVVHLEAGLRTGNIFSPFPEEANRKIIGQVASLHLAPTSESRENLRRENFRSKDIVVTGNTVIDALIAASRWKVDFFDERLRSLADTDQRVVLVTTHRRENLEAMKEIGGAVQDLAKAYPDHVFALPLHLNPKVRDAVLPEVEDLPNVIITDPLPYDQFTALMNRAYLVLTDSGGVQEEAPSLGKPVLVMRKNTERPEAVVAGTVKLVGTDRGRIVAEVTTLLDSEATYGAMANAVNPYGDGKAAARAVAAIAALVGVGERIPEFESEVVG